Within Psychrobacter sp. DAB_AL43B, the genomic segment CCCATATTCATCGCTGGCTCGATATGGCTAAAGAGCATATTCAGTTTCAAGGATTACCCGCGCGTATTTGCTGGCTAGGTTTGGGTGAACGTGATAAAGCAGGACTTGCCTTTAATGAGATGGTCAAAAACGGCGAGCTAAAAGGTCCTATCGTTATCGGTCGTGACCATTTAGATACCGGTTCTGTTGCCAGCCCAAACCGCGAAACTGAAAGTATGAAAGATGGCTCAGATGCGGTATCAGATTGGGCGCTATTGAACGGTATGCTCAACGTTGCAGGCGGCGCAACTTGGGTGTCATTACATCATGGCGGCGGTGTTGGTATGGGTTACTCGCAACATTCTGGCATGGTCATCGTGGCAGACGGTACTGATGCGGCAGCCAAACGCTTAGCACGCGTACTGGTCAATGATTGTGGTTCAGGCGTCATGCGCCATGCCGATGCAGGTTATGAGCTAGCGATTAAAACTGCTAAAGATTATGGTCTGAATTTACCGATGATTCAGTAGCTCGAACTACTTTTCATTTATAAAAATAAATAACTAATATAAATAGGGACATTGCTATGACCGATATTAAGCACCTAACATTAAACCCACGCCAATTAAGCCTTGAGATGCTGCGTGGTATTTATGATCAGCCAGTCTCATTAACCTTACCTGATAGCGCATATAAGGCAATCGATGCCTCACATGAAGATGTACGTACGATTATTGCTCGCGATAAAAGCGCTTATGGTATAAATACCGGTTTTGGCCTATTAGCAAAGACGCGAATCAGCGATGACCAGCTTGAATTGCTACAGCGCAATCTTATCGTATCGCATTCTGTTGGTACTGGTGAACCCTTACCAGCCGGCGTGGTTCGACTGATTATGGTTATGAAGGTTGCCAGCCTAGCACAAGGTGTCTCTGGCGTGCGCCGCGTCGTGGTCGATGGTTTATTGGCATTGATTAATAATCAAATTACCCCGCTTATTCCAGTTAAAGGCTCCGTCGGTGCATCTGGCGATTTAGCGCCTCTATCGCATATGACGCTAGCGTTAATGGGCGAAGGGGATGTCTATGTCGATGGTAAATGTATGCCAGCTGCTGACGCTTTAGAACAGCTTGGTCTTGAGCCAATCATCCTCGCCGCTAAAGAAGGGCTAGCATTAATTAACGGCACGCAGGTCTCAACTGCCCTTGCACTACGAGGCTATTTCTTAGCGCGTGACTTATTAGAGTCAGCCACTATCGTCGGCTCACTGTCTATCGATGCGGCAAAAGGCTCGGATGCGCCATTCGATGCTCGTATCCATGAAGTTCGCGGGCATCATGGACAAATTGAAATCGCCAAAGCCCATCGCCAACTGATTAAAGGTAGTGACATTCGCGCCTCTCATAATGGCGAACAAGATGACAGAGTCCAAGACCCTTACTGCTTACGTTGCCAGCCGCAGGTTATGGGTGCTTGCCTTGATATTATTAACCAAGCAGGAAAGACGCTATTGATTGAATCAAATGCCGTCACGGATAACCCACTTATCTTTAACAATGAAGATGGGCCTGTCGCTATCTCTGGCGGTAACTTTCACGCTGAGCCAGTAGCTTTTGCTGCCGATATTTTAGCTCTAGCCATTGCTGAGATTGGTTCTATGTCTGAGCGCCGTATCGCTTTGCTGATCGATGCTACTTTGTCCGGTGGCTTACCGCCATTCTTGGTTGACAATGCTGGCTTGAACTCCGGCTTTATGATTGCTCATGTCACTGCAGCGGCACTAGCATCAGAGAACAAGTCCATTGCACATCCAGGTAGTGTTGACAGCATTCCAACTTCTGCCAATCAAGAAGACCATGTATCAATGGCAACTTATTGTGCGCGCCGCTTATATGAAATGGCGCAAAATACGGCGACCATTATCGGGATTGAGCTGTTGGCAGCTGGTCAAGGTATTGATTTTCATCGTGGGCTTGAAACATCAGAGCCATTAATAGCCGCTCATAAGCTTTTACGCGCGCAAGTTACTTTTTATGATAAAGATCGCTACTTGGCTCCTGATATCGAGGCGGCAAAGCAATTAATACTAAGTCGCACTTTAACTAAACATTGGCAGGAAATACGCAGTGACTGGTACCTTTCTAAATAAAGGTTTTTTAAAATAAAAATTCTTTCTAAATAAGTAAATAGCTTGAAATTCATTTTAAAGGAGATCAGCGATGACCATCGCAACCGTTAATCACACTGCTGCTGATATGAGTCAATGGACTGGTCGCGCTGAGCCATTTGAAAGTGCGCGCGCTTGCTATTGGTATCAGCTAGCGCAGCCTTATGAGCAGCAGCATATTGGGCTAGTTGGCTTTAACTGTGATCAGGGTGTTAGACGCAATCAAGGACGCGTTGGGGCAAGAGCAGCACCGCCACTGATTCGCAGTACTTTTGCTAAACTGCCGGTTATCGCTGAGCTCCAAAAACGTTTCGATGGTAAATTGGCGACCTTGCTAGGGGATGCCGGTGATATTCACTGTCAAGATAACGATGATTTTGCCGAGCAACTACTGGAGCAAGCACAGCAGCAGTATGCCGATGTTATTAGTAGCGTCATTCAACAAGGCAGTCTAGCTATTGGCCTTGGCGGTGGTCATGCGATGGCTCATGGTAGTTTTTTAGGGTTATGGCAAGCGCTTCAGCAGGCTGATAATAGTGATATTGGTGAAAAAAATACAGCTGATATACCGACTATCCCCACTATCGGCATCATTAACTTTGACGCGCATCTTGATATTCGTCAATCTGATGTTGCCACTTCCGGCACCCCTTTTCGCCAAATTTCTGAGTATCTAACCGAGTATCAGCAGCCTTTTCACTATTGCTGTATTGGGGTAAGTCGTTTCTCTAATACCGCAGCGCTTTTTGATCGTGCTAACGAACTAGGTGTCCACGTTATTAGTGACGAGGACTGTTACTATCAATCGTGGGCAACGCTTGCTGCTCAGATTGATCGTTTTATTAATCAAGTTGATGTACTTTATTTAACGATTGATATGGACTGTTTCCCATCGAGCGTGGTACCTGGTGTCAGCGCACCTGCTGCCTACGGTATCGAACTGAGCTTCGTTGAGCGCGCTGTCAAAACTATTATGGCATCCGGCAAAGTAAAAATAGCGGATATTGCTGAGATTAATCCGACCTATGATAGCGATCAACGCAGCTGTAAAGTGGCTGCTCGGCTTTTAGCCATAATTATAGAACAGCATTTATTAATTATATAAGCACGGATTTACCCTATCACGGATATATAAATAGCTACTAACTAGCAGGAGTATATTATGACGAATTCTACAGATTCTATTACGAAAACCAACTTGCAAAGACCTATCGATGCCGCAACGATGGCATCGTTTGACAACATTGTTATCAATACCAATTTGGCTACATTTTCAGCCCATTATGGCTTTGATAGCAAGGATAAAGATAATGTCCATTATGGGCAGCTAGTAGATGCAGCTATCGGTATCAAAGATGGCAAGATTGCTTGGATTGGGTCGAACGAACAGATGACGCCATACCTTTCTCATTACCAAATAGCTCAAATTAAAGATGCTATGGGTAGCTGGATAACGCCAGGCTTAATCGATTGTCATACACACTTAGTCTATGCCGGTAACCGCAGCAATGAGTTTGAAGCACGGCTGCATGGTGCTAGTTATCAAGATATTGCAGCGCAAGGCGGTGGTATTGTTGCGACCGTTAGTGCGACTCGCGCAGCCAGTCAGGAAGAAATCTTTGCGCAAAGTGAAAAACGTCTGTTAGCACTGCTCAAAGAAGGTGTAACCAGTATCGAAATCAAGTCCGGCTATGGTTTGGATTTCGATACTGAACGCAAAATGCTTACTGTCGCGCGTCAACTGGGTGACAAATACGACGTCCATGTCAGCACTAGCTATTTAGCTGCCCATGCTTTGCCACCCGAATATAAAGACCGTGCAGACGACTACATTGAGCAAGTCTGCGAGTGGCTACCAATTTTGCATCAAGAAGGCTTGGTAGATGCAGTCGATGGGTTTTGTGAAAATATTGCTTTTAGTGCAGAGCAAATTAGACGCGTCTTTGCAGTTGCCAGCTCATTAGATTTGCCCGTCAAGCTCCATTCTGAGCAGCTGTCTGATATAGGCGGCAGTGCTTTAGTTGCTGAATATCAAGGGCTATCAAGCGATCACTTAGAGCATTTATCAGAAACAGATATTGAGAAAATGGCAGTCAGCAATACCGTTGCGGTACTATTGCCCGGCGCATTTTATACGTTGCGTGATACCAAGTTACCTCCAATAGATGCATTACGTAAGCATCAAGTTGCTATTGCTATTTCGACCGACTGTAATCCAGGCACTTCACCACTAACTTCGCTATTACTGGCAATGAATATGGGCTGTACGCTGTTTTACTTAACGCCAGAAGAAGTACTAGCCGGTGCGACTGTTAACGCAGCAAAAGCATTAGGATTATCACATAAAGGTAAAATAGAAATCGGTTGTGATGCTGATTTAGCACTGTGGGATATCACTCGCCCTGCGGATCTGTGCTATCAAATTGGACTTAATCCTATTACTGGTATTATGCGTCAAGGTCAGTGGCGCAAGACTTTATAGCCTTAATATTATTTCTAAAAATGCTAGATGATTAAAAACAGCAAGAAATCGTTAAATAAAAAAAGCCCCAGCCATGACAGTCATGGTTGAGGCTGTTACATTTATAAGTGCAAGTTTGATTTAGGATTTATGCTACATATTTTTTACGTACAATTTTTGTCATCTCGACCATGTTACGCAGTTGTTGGCGCACTTCTTCCCAGTTACGCGTTTTTAGACCACAGTCTGGGTTAATCCATAAGCGCTCAATTGGAATATATTTTTGTGCCTCATCAATCATGATCTGCATAGCGTCGCTATCAGGGGCGCGCGGGCTATGAATGTCATAGACGCCTGGGCCAATGGCATTTTGATAGCTACCTTTTTTTCAATAATGGCTTGAGCATCGCTTACTTGTTTAAATACTTGGGTAAAATCAGTATTGCTGAAGTCTTCATCGGCTTCTAATTCAGGCACCAAGTAATGATAGTTGGTATCAAACCACTTGGTCATTTGCCAAGCCGCATTGTCTTCATACTGACCGGTATGGTCGCGACCACGGGCAAAATAAAACTGACGATCAAAGGTATCTAATGTTTCGGCACCAGCAAAACGTGGTGGCTGCACACCGAAGGAAACTGCTTGGCTGAGCACTAAATCATAATGAGCAAAGTCGCCAGTGGTGATGATATCAAGACCTGCATCGATTTGATCTTGGATATTGGTGGTAAATACTTCTAACAAAGCGGCTTGAGTTGCTTCTTTATCTTTTTTACCTTTCCAGTAATGCTCTAAGGCAAATTTGGTTTGGCGTTTATCACCAATACGTGGGTAGCCTAGGATATGGCTAGGTACTCTAGATCGTGGGATTGTGGTAGTCATGTGTTACTCCATTAATCGTATTCATTATTTTATAGTTAAGATAAATAATTTTGATGAAGTAATCATAGCTGATTATATTAATGAATAAAAATCAATTTATTTAACTTAAGATGAATTATACTAATGTTGCAATAGTTTTAACAAGCAGCGTTTTTATCTTGCACGGACTATATTGATTAAGCAGTTTTTTATGTGGCATAAAAAACGCGCCTACTATGTAAGTAGGCGCGTTAAATATCAATCATACCAGTTATTATTGTGATCTGGTGCTATCGCAAAGAGCCATAATGAAAAATTTAGTTCAGGATACCATAGGCAACCAGCGCATCAGCAACACGCTTAAAGCCAACGATATTTGCGCCTGTCATATAATCGATGTAGCCTTTGTCAGTCTGATGGTATTTTTCTGACGCTTCAGCAGCGCAGTCATGAATATTTCTCATAATACACTTCAAACGCTCATCAACTTCCTCAAAGGTTTTGTACTGGCGTACTGAGTTTTGTGACATCTCAAGTCCAGATACCGCCACACCACCAGCATTTGCCGCTTTGCCCGGTGCATAATGCACACGATGCAAACGAATATGATCAATCGCTTCAGCAGTCAATGGCATATTGGCGCCTTCGACGACATATTTGATGCCATTTTCAACCATAAGCTTAGCGTCCTCTTCATCCACTTCGTTTTGTGTGGCTGATGGGATAGCGATGTCACCTTTGATATGCCAAGGTTTTTGCTTAGCAAGCCACTCACCACCATAGACATCAACGTAATCGGCCAAAGGTTTACTTTTCGCTTTTTGTGCTTTTAACCAGTTAATTTTTTCTTGATTAAGACCTGCTTCATCATACAAGGTACCTTGTGAGTCTGACACCGTGACTACAACGCCGCCCAGCATATGAGCTTTTTCAGCAGCATGGAGTGAGACGTTACCAGCCCCTGAAACCAGTACTCTTTTACCGTCTATGTGTTCGTTTTGAGCCGCTAGCATATTTTCTAAAAAATAAACCGCGCCATAACCAGTGGCTTCTGTACGCATCAAACTACCACCAAAACCCACCCCTTTACCGGTTAATACACCACCGTATTCACGTGTAAGGTTTTTATACATGGCAAACATATAGCTGATTTCGCGTCCACCAACACCGATATCACCAGCGGGTACGTCAATATCCTTATTTATATAAGGATGCAGCTCACGCATAAAAGCGTAGCAAAAACGACGGATTTCATTGTCTGTTTTGCCCTTTGGATCAAAATCAGAACCGCCTTTGGCACCGCCCATAGGCAAACCGGTCAATGCATTTTTAAATATCTGCTCAAAGCCTAAAAACTTCAAAACAGACTGATTTACCGTTGGGTGAAACCTGATACCACCTTTATAAGGACCTAGCGCATTACTAAACTGAACGCGCCAGCCGCGATTTACTTGTACTTCACCTTGATCGTTTTCCCAATTGATACGAAAAGCCACAACGCGGTCAGGCTCAACAAGGCGCTCAAAAATTTGGAACGTATCATATTCGGGATGAGTGTCGTATAGCGGAGCAATCGTGATTGCAACTTCTTTTACCGCCTGAATAAATTCAGGTTGGTGAGCGTAACGTGCTTCAATTTTTTTGATTGCCTGACTGATACTCATATAGATTCCTTAGGGTAAAGATTGTAATCGTGCTGATTTACATCGACATTTTATCGCATAATCACAAACGATAGGATGGCAAACGTTGATGTGGGATTGAGGTCGCTCCTATACGCTGTTTGTGTTTGGTATAGAAACTGATGGGATTAGAAGCCAACTGATTGTGTCTCTAAATCTTAAACCCAGAAGCACAAACAATTTTTATCTCATATCTATATATCATTTTTTTGGTGTATAAGTCTAGTAAATATCGCCATCATCAAAAGTTATGGGCAAGTTTTTTATAACGATAATCTATACATGACCGTGTAATGAAAGCTCGACAGTCAAAAATCCATATCTACTTTTTAACTGTTTTTGCACTACCTTACGATGAAAAACTCACTTTCACCTTATCGGTTTTAATAACTTATTTTTATGAAGAAATAATCGAAACAAAATATAAAGTAATAATAAAGAAAATTAGAATAAACTTTTATTTACTATTAGAAATAAGTTAATGATAGAAGGTTATAAAATAGAGATAAAAGGTTAAAAAAACCAATATTTAGCCTTTCATTCATATCCTGCCATATCATTATTAATTGTAAGGGTTTATAATATTGCCCATTAATTAGTCAAAAACTATTTAACATATTATTAACCGTTATTTTTTAAAATACTATCAACCGTTATTCTATTCATTTAATAACCCGTCATAGAGAAAACGATATGCGTACTGATTCATTTCAGCAAATCTTGGAAGACCTAAATAGCTCATCAGCCGATGTTGAAGCATCTGCTCTCATTTCTAACGATGGTCTTATGATTGCATCTGCGTTACCAGCAGGCGTTGATGAAGACCGCGTTGGCGCTATGTCAGCAGCTTTATTATCACTAGGTGATCGTGCAGGTCGCGAATTGGCTCGTGGTAGCATTGACCGTATCATGATTCAAGGTGAAAAGGGCTACGTGATCATGACTTCATCGGGTGATGAAGCAGTACTAACCATTATGGCAAAACCGAATGCCAAACTTGGCTTAATATTCTTAGATATTAAACGTGCCTCTGAAGCGCTTTCGAAACTTATCTAATAATTGGTTTTAAAGTGCTAACGCTACGGTTCTATACCGCGCCTGCAATACAAATGCCTTCTGTGTATAATACTTTAAATGAAAACGGACGCACTGTCTTATAAAAATTATTTAAGGTATTGCACACTGTTTAGATTGAATGAGTGATTATTGAATAAGTGATTAAAGCTTCTAAATATCTATGAATTCTAATCCTAGCGAATCACATATCCATACTTATTAAAAAATAAGCGCGTTAAAAAACAAACGTAAATCAAATAAGTTTTTTAATGACTATCCATACAACAATAAATAAAGGAGATTACGATGGGTTCTCCACTACCTGACGCAATGAAGCCTGACCTGCCAGCCGAGCAGATCACTCTGACTTATCATGACGGTGCATCGCGTACTATTTATGATACTGGTATCGAACGCCCTTATCCTGATGGCAAGCTGATTGTTTCGCGTACCGATTTAGACGGTATTTTGACTCACGTTAATGATGCCTTTGTTGAGATTAGTGGCTACGCTGCTGATGAGCTGATCGGTCAGCCACAATCTATTTTGCGCCATCCTGATATGCCAAAAGCTGCCTATAAAGATTTATGGTCAACCGCAGAGGCTGGACAAAAATGGCATGGCTACGTTAAAAACTTATGTAAAGATGGCAGCCATTATTGGGTTTACGCGACTGTCGTGCCCAACGTTCGTCGCGGCGAAACCGTTGGCTATACTTCTGTACGCCGTAAGCCATCGCGCAGCAAAATTGATGCGGCTATCGCTCAGTATGCCCAAATGAAACAAAACGAGGAAGGTTAAATCATGACGACACATAATATGTTAATCGCCCCTGATTTTTCGCCTGAGCGTTTTGCAGGCTGGCATATGTTTAATATCTTGATTCAAAAACGTGCCAATCTAAACATGCATCTAAATATGCCTGCCTCACATGCTGAGCAAGAAGCGCTTATCGACGCAGGCGACATGCAAGTTATTTATGCCAACCCTTTTGATGCAGCAACGCTCATCCGTGAGCAAGGCTACCGTGCAGTTGCGCGCCCTATCGGTAAATCTGATGAGATGGTCATTGCAGCTTCAGCAAATAGCGATATCAATACTCTAGAGGACTTGGCTAATGGCGCGACCATTGCTATGGCAAATAACCGTGATGTTAAGCTGATTGGTTTACGCCTACTAGAAGCGGTCGATTTAGAAGAGGCGGACTTGAATTGGTCAGTGACCGAAACCTATCAAGCAGCAGCACGCCAAGTTATCAAAGGCGATGCTCAAGCGGCATTCTTTTTAGCTGAAATTTTCCACAGCTTTTCACGCTTAACCAAAGCGCAGTTAACTGTATTAATCGAAAGTGATTTGGCGGATATTAGCCATGTATTGCTGATTAAAGAGGGTTTTCCTGATACAGAAATTCTGATGAATGCCATTCTGAATTTGCATAACGATGATGATGGTAAAGAAGCATTGGCTGAACTTGGTATGCCTCAAGGCTTTGAAGCTATGGACGAAGAAGATGCTGAGTTTATGATCGACTTGATGGAAACTTTAATTGACTAGCAGGTTCACTGGCATCTGACTTAGGTCATAGCCTATTGCGCTACCATATTGGCTATGACTGACAGGACACTATTATGTCTGATTTAGACCTTATCAAAGAAAGTGAAATGGCCGCGCGTGGCGTATATCGTCTCTACTCGCGTAAGATATTTTTGGCACCAAACAATCGCCATTTTCACGAACAACGTATCAACGCAGCACTGTTATTAAACGAAAAAGAGCCGCTGCAAGGTGCCATCGCAGATTTCTTTTATGGTTGCTGGTATGATATCCCTTACGATGTCACCAACATGTTTACGCGCTTGCAAGGTCGTCTATTGCCTCACATAGAACAAGGTTTTCGCGATTGTATCGATAAAAAAAGCTATATCCAAAAAAATAGTACGCTGGCGACCCGCTGGAGCGTACTGGTATCGCCTTCACTAAATGAACAGACCCAGCGTTTACGTATCAGTAGTGATGACGCCAAAGAAATCGCGAAAGACATCACCGCCGAGCTGATGCTAGCACGTGATAATCAAAACTTGGATACAATAGAACAAATAGAAAATGAATTCTTTGCTCATTGTATTGCTCGCAACGACCGTTTGGCATTCTCCTTAGTTTGGTTTCGCTTGGGTAAAAGTGACTGGCAATTTGATGATCGCTGGAATAATTGTCAACAAAAACTTGATCAAACCACTAAAGCTTAGATTTGCTCTTTTGTTAAAACGACTCATAAAACTTCATTTGAATGGTAGCTGTTATGTCCTCTTATTTAAACGCTGATAAAACGTATCTGACCTTGACTCCAGCCGGTATTTTTGAGGCCTTTTCACAAAGTGAGCCAACTGCTGAACAGCTATCATTACAAGATTTATTATCCTATAACGAGACTTTGCTAGCCGCTGACTGGCTCGAACGCTATTCTGATGAGTGGTTAGATAGCTTTTTAGAACACGGCTGGATCGAGAAGCTGTCGCTATTCTTGCCCGCTCCCAATTTGCCATTAGACCAGTTTTTACCTTATGTAGTATCGAGCTTGTCCGGTAAACGCCGTGCAGCGATTGGCTCTGATGAAGGGTTTTGCCTAGCGCGGATAGGCTATAGCCAAGAAGAAGCAGACATGCTTAGTGTGGCTGCTGCTGACTTTTCGGGCTTTATGCTACGCCAAAAACAACGCGGCTGGG encodes:
- the hutH gene encoding histidine ammonia-lyase; translation: MTDIKHLTLNPRQLSLEMLRGIYDQPVSLTLPDSAYKAIDASHEDVRTIIARDKSAYGINTGFGLLAKTRISDDQLELLQRNLIVSHSVGTGEPLPAGVVRLIMVMKVASLAQGVSGVRRVVVDGLLALINNQITPLIPVKGSVGASGDLAPLSHMTLALMGEGDVYVDGKCMPAADALEQLGLEPIILAAKEGLALINGTQVSTALALRGYFLARDLLESATIVGSLSIDAAKGSDAPFDARIHEVRGHHGQIEIAKAHRQLIKGSDIRASHNGEQDDRVQDPYCLRCQPQVMGACLDIINQAGKTLLIESNAVTDNPLIFNNEDGPVAISGGNFHAEPVAFAADILALAIAEIGSMSERRIALLIDATLSGGLPPFLVDNAGLNSGFMIAHVTAAALASENKSIAHPGSVDSIPTSANQEDHVSMATYCARRLYEMAQNTATIIGIELLAAGQGIDFHRGLETSEPLIAAHKLLRAQVTFYDKDRYLAPDIEAAKQLILSRTLTKHWQEIRSDWYLSK
- the hutG gene encoding formimidoylglutamase, translated to MTIATVNHTAADMSQWTGRAEPFESARACYWYQLAQPYEQQHIGLVGFNCDQGVRRNQGRVGARAAPPLIRSTFAKLPVIAELQKRFDGKLATLLGDAGDIHCQDNDDFAEQLLEQAQQQYADVISSVIQQGSLAIGLGGGHAMAHGSFLGLWQALQQADNSDIGEKNTADIPTIPTIGIINFDAHLDIRQSDVATSGTPFRQISEYLTEYQQPFHYCCIGVSRFSNTAALFDRANELGVHVISDEDCYYQSWATLAAQIDRFINQVDVLYLTIDMDCFPSSVVPGVSAPAAYGIELSFVERAVKTIMASGKVKIADIAEINPTYDSDQRSCKVAARLLAIIIEQHLLII
- the hutI gene encoding imidazolonepropionase; its protein translation is MASFDNIVINTNLATFSAHYGFDSKDKDNVHYGQLVDAAIGIKDGKIAWIGSNEQMTPYLSHYQIAQIKDAMGSWITPGLIDCHTHLVYAGNRSNEFEARLHGASYQDIAAQGGGIVATVSATRAASQEEIFAQSEKRLLALLKEGVTSIEIKSGYGLDFDTERKMLTVARQLGDKYDVHVSTSYLAAHALPPEYKDRADDYIEQVCEWLPILHQEGLVDAVDGFCENIAFSAEQIRRVFAVASSLDLPVKLHSEQLSDIGGSALVAEYQGLSSDHLEHLSETDIEKMAVSNTVAVLLPGAFYTLRDTKLPPIDALRKHQVAIAISTDCNPGTSPLTSLLLAMNMGCTLFYLTPEEVLAGATVNAAKALGLSHKGKIEIGCDADLALWDITRPADLCYQIGLNPITGIMRQGQWRKTL
- the gdhA gene encoding NADP-specific glutamate dehydrogenase; its protein translation is MSISQAIKKIEARYAHQPEFIQAVKEVAITIAPLYDTHPEYDTFQIFERLVEPDRVVAFRINWENDQGEVQVNRGWRVQFSNALGPYKGGIRFHPTVNQSVLKFLGFEQIFKNALTGLPMGGAKGGSDFDPKGKTDNEIRRFCYAFMRELHPYINKDIDVPAGDIGVGGREISYMFAMYKNLTREYGGVLTGKGVGFGGSLMRTEATGYGAVYFLENMLAAQNEHIDGKRVLVSGAGNVSLHAAEKAHMLGGVVVTVSDSQGTLYDEAGLNQEKINWLKAQKAKSKPLADYVDVYGGEWLAKQKPWHIKGDIAIPSATQNEVDEEDAKLMVENGIKYVVEGANMPLTAEAIDHIRLHRVHYAPGKAANAGGVAVSGLEMSQNSVRQYKTFEEVDERLKCIMRNIHDCAAEASEKYHQTDKGYIDYMTGANIVGFKRVADALVAYGILN
- a CDS encoding roadblock/LC7 domain-containing protein; this translates as MRTDSFQQILEDLNSSSADVEASALISNDGLMIASALPAGVDEDRVGAMSAALLSLGDRAGRELARGSIDRIMIQGEKGYVIMTSSGDEAVLTIMAKPNAKLGLIFLDIKRASEALSKLI
- a CDS encoding PAS domain-containing protein; translated protein: MGSPLPDAMKPDLPAEQITLTYHDGASRTIYDTGIERPYPDGKLIVSRTDLDGILTHVNDAFVEISGYAADELIGQPQSILRHPDMPKAAYKDLWSTAEAGQKWHGYVKNLCKDGSHYWVYATVVPNVRRGETVGYTSVRRKPSRSKIDAAIAQYAQMKQNEEG
- a CDS encoding PhnD/SsuA/transferrin family substrate-binding protein; translation: MTTHNMLIAPDFSPERFAGWHMFNILIQKRANLNMHLNMPASHAEQEALIDAGDMQVIYANPFDAATLIREQGYRAVARPIGKSDEMVIAASANSDINTLEDLANGATIAMANNRDVKLIGLRLLEAVDLEEADLNWSVTETYQAAARQVIKGDAQAAFFLAEIFHSFSRLTKAQLTVLIESDLADISHVLLIKEGFPDTEILMNAILNLHNDDDGKEALAELGMPQGFEAMDEEDAEFMIDLMETLID